From Nicotiana tabacum cultivar K326 chromosome 15, ASM71507v2, whole genome shotgun sequence, the proteins below share one genomic window:
- the LOC107801088 gene encoding uncharacterized protein LOC107801088 produces the protein MGKKRKSLATSLDEVDRTMYSTFCSAANSLSQLYTQAMNQQKLSFLSGERHGMEKLNQWILRQQEGGSRVTTVDILNYLQSELDYNGEDQSMSPRPPPPQHHHSQPMHFANSGFHVSSGPVGVAAPGHGLRSDHDQQPKNNVFSNALSSPVRRSLQNYHIAQGGQFSNNVQPPNGTRHIETNSQHQNRDSNSYISADASMDMHSDSPGHDSTY, from the exons ATGGGGAAGAAACGAAAGTCGCTAGCAACGAGCCTCGATGAGGTGGATCGAACCATGTATTCAACTTTCTGTAGCGCTGCCAACTCCCTTTCTCAGCTTTATACTCAAGCTATGAACCAACAGAAACTCTCCTTCCTTTCCGGTGAACGCCACGGAATG GAAAAACTGAACCAATGGATCTTGAGGCAACAAGAGGGTGGATCCAGAGTAACAACTGTTGACATACTGAACTACCTGCAG TCCGAATTGGATTATAATGGAGAGGACCAGTCAATGTCGCCTAGGCCGCCACCACCTCAGCATCATCATTCCCAGCCGATGCATTTTGCAAACTCAGGCTTCCATGTCTCTTCAGGTCCAGTTGGCGTAGCAGCTCCAGGTCATGGCTTACGTTCTGATCATGATCAGCAACCAAAGAACAACGTTTTCTCGAATGCTCTTTCAAGCCCTGTTCGCCGGAGCTTACAGAATTATCACATTGCTCAAGGGGGTCAGTTTTCGAACAATGTTCAACCTCCCAATGGTACAAGACACATTGAAACAAACTCTCAACACCAAAATAGAGATTCAAATAGTTATATCTCTGCTGATGCATCCATGGATATGCATTCCGATAGTCCAGGTCATGACTCTACTTACTGA
- the LOC142169792 gene encoding uncharacterized protein LOC142169792, with product MDLNFIALTIKNGKVIVELCKEEVEEETRKWKQALILYVVGGAPAIGAMERFIASVWNFAIKPKIYFHNDGYFVVWSADFDFNKEVLQIIPVWVKYPNLPLNCWGAKSLSRISSGLGIPLYADACTAQLDRISYARVLIEIY from the exons ATGGATCTAAACTTCATTGCACTAACCATAAAAAATGGTAAAGTCATTGTTGAATTATGCAAGGAAGAAGTGGAAGAGGAGACACGGAAATGGAAGCAAGCCTTGATCCTCTATGTCGTTGGAGGAGCCCCAGCCATAGGAGCTATGGAACGTTTTATTGCTTCGGTGTGGAATTTTGCAATAAAGCCAAAAATATACTTTCACAATGATGGGTATTTTGTG GTATGGTCAGCTGATTTTGATTTTAATAAGGAGGTATTGCAAATCATTCCTGTGTGGGTAAAGTACCCTAATCTACCACTCAATTGTTGGGGAGCAAAGTCACTAAGCAGGATAAGCAGTGGATTAGGGATTCCCTTATATGCAGACGCTTGTACCGCTCAGTTAGATCGAATTTCCTATGCTAGAGTGCTAATTGAGATTTACTAA